GTAGTCGCATTTTTTATACCTGGTGAAATAATTCAGATTGCAGGTGGATATATATATGGAACAATGCTTGGAACACTGATATCTGTGTTAGGAATAACAGCAGGAAGTGCAGCGGCTTTTTATATCTCCAACAAATTGGGCAGACCTTTTGTAAAAAAAATATCAGGAAAAAATAATATAAGTTTCTTTGAAAAACTAATTAAAAATGGTGAAATAAAGTATGTAATAACACTTATTTATCTAGTGCCAGGTCTTCCTAAGGATATTTTAGCATATGTATGTGGAATAACTGAGGTAAAAGGTAGAGATTTTATACTTTATTCTACAATAGGAAGACTACCAGGCATATTTGTTTCTGCCTATTTTGGAAATACAATAACTAAGGGTAATATAAAGATGATGATTATAATAGCTGTTATTGCAGTTGTTTTATTTGGTATAGGTGTTATTAAAGGAAAATACATATTAAATCAAATATCTAATATAAAGTCTAAAAAATGAGAATAATCTTAGAATTTCTTTGATTTGTATAGCTTCATTAATATGCCTCCTAGTATAAAACATAATATTAATATTAATATAGAGCAGTGAAGAAAAAATTCTTCAGGCAATATTAATATTACAGGATCATCTGCTGGGTCAAAGAGCCAATAATTATTGTTGAAAAACAGTTCATGGAACTTTATAAAGACATTAGAAAAACCATTTAAGGATAGTATACCAATGATAATAGGAATAATAAAAAGCATAAGTGAGCTGATTTTAAGGTAAAGTTTTTTTCTTTTTTTAAAGCACAGTATAATTCCAACTAGAATTGGTAAAAATATAGAAAAAGCTGCCATATTAACTTTTTTTATAAGGTTTTCTACATCCATAAAATGAATTTGACCATGAGAAGAAGAAGGCAAATTTGGTAGATTAAAGGTTTTTTTAGGGGTAGCTCCATTTATATAAGAAATCATATAGTTATAGTCTTCTTTAACTTTAGAATCGTTTAACACAATCTTTTTCCCAGTGTAGCTCTCTACAGTACTGTTAAAATTAGATGTTATATTTAATGCCTTTATATCATAGTAATAAAGATATTTAAAGTTTATGGTTAAGTTTATTATCATTGAAAATAAGAAAGTAAAAATAAGTATGGATAATATTATTTGTAGAAAGTTAGATAATTTAGACATTTAATCATTCCTTACAATATAAAATTTATTTAATGATTATTTCCTGTATAATAAATATTATACACAAATAGTGATATGTGAAAAAGTAAGAAAAACAATAAAAACAAGAAGTATTTACTTATAATTAAAATATATCTAGCAAATTCAGGCTTATAAGGTAAAATTGATATTTGCTAATATATTCAGTATT
The Clostridium felsineum DSM 794 DNA segment above includes these coding regions:
- a CDS encoding TVP38/TMEM64 family protein, translating into MIRNLYNKLKKYRLHILGVILLAFLIYVGYVYYSKYFYILKSPQKVKAFILSYGKFSFLAFFVLQFFQVVAFFIPGEIIQIAGGYIYGTMLGTLISVLGITAGSAAAFYISNKLGRPFVKKISGKNNISFFEKLIKNGEIKYVITLIYLVPGLPKDILAYVCGITEVKGRDFILYSTIGRLPGIFVSAYFGNTITKGNIKMMIIIAVIAVVLFGIGVIKGKYILNQISNIKSKK
- a CDS encoding TIGR01906 family membrane protein, which produces MSKLSNFLQIILSILIFTFLFSMIINLTINFKYLYYYDIKALNITSNFNSTVESYTGKKIVLNDSKVKEDYNYMISYINGATPKKTFNLPNLPSSSHGQIHFMDVENLIKKVNMAAFSIFLPILVGIILCFKKRKKLYLKISSLMLFIIPIIIGILSLNGFSNVFIKFHELFFNNNYWLFDPADDPVILILPEEFFLHCSILILILCFILGGILMKLYKSKKF